A stretch of the Notamacropus eugenii isolate mMacEug1 chromosome 2, mMacEug1.pri_v2, whole genome shotgun sequence genome encodes the following:
- the NEXN gene encoding nexilin isoform X6, with translation MNDISQKAEMKEMLASDEEETSKVEKAYVPKLTGTVKGKFAEMEKQRQEEQRKRTEEERKRRIEQDLLEKRKIQRELAKRAEQEGDDSLLVTVVPVKSHKTRGKMQKSFEDLEREREEQERSRHEEEKRIRYEEQRRSLKEAKCLSLVMDEETEGQGTKESLSPGKLKLTFEEMEKERQEKRKRQAAEEARQRLEEERRSFEEARQQMVNEEESSQEMENSLQGSYRPGKLKLSFEDIERQRREEEKRKAEEEAKRRIEEEKRAFAEARKSMVLDSYSPEIYKTVSQESLTPGKLEINFEELLKQKMEEEKRRTEEERRHKLEMEKQEFEQLRQEMGQEEEETETFELSREYEELIKLKRSGSIQAKNLKSKFEKIGQLSEKEIQKKIEEERARRRAIDLEIKEREAEHFHEEDDVDVKPAQKCEAPFTHKVNMKARFEQMAKAREEEEQRRIEQQKLLRMQFEQEEIDAALQKKKEDEEEDEGGTINGSTLDDGEEPTRSGAPWFKKPLKNTTVVDGEPVRFTVKVTGDPKPEVTWWFEGERLQDGEDYQYIERGETYCLYLPETFPEDQGEYMCHAANGRGTAASTCILTIETDDY, from the exons ATGAATGACATTTCCCAAAAGGCTGAG ATGAAAGAGATGCTTGCTTCTGATGAGGAGGAGACATCGAAGGTGGAAAAGGCTTATGTCCCAAAGCTGACAG GAACTGTTAAGGGCAAATTTgcagaaatggaaaaacaaagacaagaggagcaaaggaaaagaactgaggaggaaagaaagcgCAGAATTGAACAGGACTtattagaaaagaggaaaatccaACGAGAATTAGCAAAGCGTGCTGAGCAG GAAGGAGACGATTCTCTGCTTGTGACGGTGGTGCCTGTTAAATCCCACAAAACACGTGGAAAAATGCAAAAGAGTTTTGAGGACCTGGAAAGAGAACGTGAGGAACAGGAAAGGAGCAGAcatgaagaggagaagagaatccGATATGAGGAACAAAGACGATCCCTCAAGGAAGCGAAATGCCTTTCACTTGTTATG gatgaggaaacagagggtcAAGGGACAAAGGAGTCTCTTTCTCCTGGGAAGCTGAAACTCACttttgaagaaatggagaaagagaggcaagaaaagaggaagaggcaaGCTGCGGAGGAGGCTCGGCAGCGGCTGGAGGAGGAGAGACGGTCTTTCGAAGAAGCCAGGCAGCAAATG GTTAATGAAGAGGAGAGCagccaagaaatggaaaactcTCTTCAAGGATCTTATCGCCCTGGGAAACTCAAGCTCAGCTTTGAAGACATAGAAaggcaaagaagagaagaggagaagaggaaagctgAGGAAGAAGCCAAGAGGcgaatagaagaagaaaaaagagcttTTGCAGAAGCTAGAAAGAGCATG GTCCTAGACAGCTATTCTCCAGAGATCTACAAAACAGTCTCACAAGAATCCCTTACACCTGGGAAACTAGAAATTAATTTTGAGGAGTTATTGaaacaaaaaatggaagaagaaaagagaaggactGAGGAGGAACGGAGGCATAAACTAGAGATGGAGAAACAGGAATTTGAACAACTGAGACAAGAAATGGGGCAG gaggaagaggaaacgGAAACCTTTGAGCTTAGCAGGGAGTATgaagaattaattaaattaaaaagaagtgGTTCTATTCAAGCTAAGAACTTAAAAAGCAAGTTTGAAAAAATTGGACAACTCTCtgaaaaggaaatacagaaaaagatcGAGGAAGAGCGAGCCAGAAGACGAGCAATTGACCTTGAGATTAAAGAGCGCGAAGCAGAGCATTTTCATGAG GAAGACGATGTTGATGTGAAACCTGCCCAAAAATGTGAGGCCCCCTTCACTCACAAAGTTAATAtgaaggctagatttgaacagaTGGCGAAGgccagagaggaggaggagcagagaAGAATCGAGCAGCAGAAGTTGTTGCGCATGCAGTTTGAGCAGGAGGAGATTGACGCAGCACTCCAGAAG AAaaaagaggatgaggaggaagatgaaggagGCACCATTAATGGCTCCACTCTTGATGATGGAGAAGAGCCAACTCGATCTGGAGCACCATGGTTCAAGAAGCCTCTAAAAAACACCACAGTTGTAGATGGTGAGCCTGTTCGATTCACTGTCAAAGTGACCGGAGATCCCAAGCCTGAAGTCACGTGGTGGTTTGAAGGAGAGAGGCTGCAAGACGGGGAGGACTACCAATATATTGAGAGAGGAGAGACGTATTGCCTCTACCTCCCAGAAACCTTCCCGGAGGACCAAGGGGAATATATGTGCCATGCAGCCAATGGCAGGGGTACTGCAGCTAGCACCTGCATCCTCACCATTGAAA cTGACGactattag
- the NEXN gene encoding nexilin isoform X4 produces the protein MNDISQKAEMKEMLASDEEETSKVEKAYVPKLTGTVKGKFAEMEKQRQEEQRKRTEEERKRRIEQDLLEKRKIQRELAKRAEQIEDINNTGTESASEEGDDSLLVTVVPVKSHKTRGKMQKSFEDLEREREEQERSRHEEEKRIRYEEQRRSLKEAKCLSLVMDEETEGQGTKESLSPGKLKLTFEEMEKERQEKRKRQAAEEARQRLEEERRSFEEARQQMVNEEESSQEMENSLQGSYRPGKLKLSFEDIERQRREEEKRKAEEEAKRRIEEEKRAFAEARKSMVLDSYSPEIYKTVSQESLTPGKLEINFEELLKQKMEEEKRRTEEERRHKLEMEKQEFEQLRQEMGQEEEETETFELSREYEELIKLKRSGSIQAKNLKSKFEKIGQLSEKEIQKKIEEERARRRAIDLEIKEREAEHFHEEDDVDVKPAQKCEAPFTHKVNMKARFEQMAKAREEEEQRRIEQQKLLRMQFEQEEIDAALQKKKEDEEEDEGGTINGSTLDDGEEPTRSGAPWFKKPLKNTTVVDGEPVRFTVKVTGDPKPEVTWWFEGERLQDGEDYQYIERGETYCLYLPETFPEDQGEYMCHAANGRGTAASTCILTIETDDY, from the exons ATGAATGACATTTCCCAAAAGGCTGAG ATGAAAGAGATGCTTGCTTCTGATGAGGAGGAGACATCGAAGGTGGAAAAGGCTTATGTCCCAAAGCTGACAG GAACTGTTAAGGGCAAATTTgcagaaatggaaaaacaaagacaagaggagcaaaggaaaagaactgaggaggaaagaaagcgCAGAATTGAACAGGACTtattagaaaagaggaaaatccaACGAGAATTAGCAAAGCGTGCTGAGCAG ATTGAGGACATAAACAATACGGGAACTGAATCAGCATCAGAG GAAGGAGACGATTCTCTGCTTGTGACGGTGGTGCCTGTTAAATCCCACAAAACACGTGGAAAAATGCAAAAGAGTTTTGAGGACCTGGAAAGAGAACGTGAGGAACAGGAAAGGAGCAGAcatgaagaggagaagagaatccGATATGAGGAACAAAGACGATCCCTCAAGGAAGCGAAATGCCTTTCACTTGTTATG gatgaggaaacagagggtcAAGGGACAAAGGAGTCTCTTTCTCCTGGGAAGCTGAAACTCACttttgaagaaatggagaaagagaggcaagaaaagaggaagaggcaaGCTGCGGAGGAGGCTCGGCAGCGGCTGGAGGAGGAGAGACGGTCTTTCGAAGAAGCCAGGCAGCAAATG GTTAATGAAGAGGAGAGCagccaagaaatggaaaactcTCTTCAAGGATCTTATCGCCCTGGGAAACTCAAGCTCAGCTTTGAAGACATAGAAaggcaaagaagagaagaggagaagaggaaagctgAGGAAGAAGCCAAGAGGcgaatagaagaagaaaaaagagcttTTGCAGAAGCTAGAAAGAGCATG GTCCTAGACAGCTATTCTCCAGAGATCTACAAAACAGTCTCACAAGAATCCCTTACACCTGGGAAACTAGAAATTAATTTTGAGGAGTTATTGaaacaaaaaatggaagaagaaaagagaaggactGAGGAGGAACGGAGGCATAAACTAGAGATGGAGAAACAGGAATTTGAACAACTGAGACAAGAAATGGGGCAG gaggaagaggaaacgGAAACCTTTGAGCTTAGCAGGGAGTATgaagaattaattaaattaaaaagaagtgGTTCTATTCAAGCTAAGAACTTAAAAAGCAAGTTTGAAAAAATTGGACAACTCTCtgaaaaggaaatacagaaaaagatcGAGGAAGAGCGAGCCAGAAGACGAGCAATTGACCTTGAGATTAAAGAGCGCGAAGCAGAGCATTTTCATGAG GAAGACGATGTTGATGTGAAACCTGCCCAAAAATGTGAGGCCCCCTTCACTCACAAAGTTAATAtgaaggctagatttgaacagaTGGCGAAGgccagagaggaggaggagcagagaAGAATCGAGCAGCAGAAGTTGTTGCGCATGCAGTTTGAGCAGGAGGAGATTGACGCAGCACTCCAGAAG AAaaaagaggatgaggaggaagatgaaggagGCACCATTAATGGCTCCACTCTTGATGATGGAGAAGAGCCAACTCGATCTGGAGCACCATGGTTCAAGAAGCCTCTAAAAAACACCACAGTTGTAGATGGTGAGCCTGTTCGATTCACTGTCAAAGTGACCGGAGATCCCAAGCCTGAAGTCACGTGGTGGTTTGAAGGAGAGAGGCTGCAAGACGGGGAGGACTACCAATATATTGAGAGAGGAGAGACGTATTGCCTCTACCTCCCAGAAACCTTCCCGGAGGACCAAGGGGAATATATGTGCCATGCAGCCAATGGCAGGGGTACTGCAGCTAGCACCTGCATCCTCACCATTGAAA cTGACGactattag
- the NEXN gene encoding nexilin isoform X1, which yields MNDISQKAEILLSSSKPVPKTYVPKLGKGDVKDKFEAMQKAREERTERRSRDEKQRRKEQFLREREWNRRKQEMKEMLASDEEETSKVEKAYVPKLTGTVKGKFAEMEKQRQEEQRKRTEEERKRRIEQDLLEKRKIQRELAKRAEQIEDINNTGTESASEEGDDSLLVTVVPVKSHKTRGKMQKSFEDLEREREEQERSRHEEEKRIRYEEQRRSLKEAKCLSLVMDEETEGQGTKESLSPGKLKLTFEEMEKERQEKRKRQAAEEARQRLEEERRSFEEARQQMVNEEESSQEMENSLQGSYRPGKLKLSFEDIERQRREEEKRKAEEEAKRRIEEEKRAFAEARKSMVLDSYSPEIYKTVSQESLTPGKLEINFEELLKQKMEEEKRRTEEERRHKLEMEKQEFEQLRQEMGQEEEETETFELSREYEELIKLKRSGSIQAKNLKSKFEKIGQLSEKEIQKKIEEERARRRAIDLEIKEREAEHFHEEDDVDVKPAQKCEAPFTHKVNMKARFEQMAKAREEEEQRRIEQQKLLRMQFEQEEIDAALQKKKEDEEEDEGGTINGSTLDDGEEPTRSGAPWFKKPLKNTTVVDGEPVRFTVKVTGDPKPEVTWWFEGERLQDGEDYQYIERGETYCLYLPETFPEDQGEYMCHAANGRGTAASTCILTIETDDY from the exons ATGAATGACATTTCCCAAAAGGCTGAG attctgctttcctcatctaAACCCGTCCCCAAAACCTATGTGCCCAAACTCGGCAAGGGCGATGTCAAGGATAAATTTGAAGCCATGCAGAAAGCAAGGGAAGAAAGAACTGAGAGGAGATCTAGAGAcgagaagcaaagaagaaaagaacagtttcttagagagagagagtggaACAGGAGAAAGCAGGAG ATGAAAGAGATGCTTGCTTCTGATGAGGAGGAGACATCGAAGGTGGAAAAGGCTTATGTCCCAAAGCTGACAG GAACTGTTAAGGGCAAATTTgcagaaatggaaaaacaaagacaagaggagcaaaggaaaagaactgaggaggaaagaaagcgCAGAATTGAACAGGACTtattagaaaagaggaaaatccaACGAGAATTAGCAAAGCGTGCTGAGCAG ATTGAGGACATAAACAATACGGGAACTGAATCAGCATCAGAG GAAGGAGACGATTCTCTGCTTGTGACGGTGGTGCCTGTTAAATCCCACAAAACACGTGGAAAAATGCAAAAGAGTTTTGAGGACCTGGAAAGAGAACGTGAGGAACAGGAAAGGAGCAGAcatgaagaggagaagagaatccGATATGAGGAACAAAGACGATCCCTCAAGGAAGCGAAATGCCTTTCACTTGTTATG gatgaggaaacagagggtcAAGGGACAAAGGAGTCTCTTTCTCCTGGGAAGCTGAAACTCACttttgaagaaatggagaaagagaggcaagaaaagaggaagaggcaaGCTGCGGAGGAGGCTCGGCAGCGGCTGGAGGAGGAGAGACGGTCTTTCGAAGAAGCCAGGCAGCAAATG GTTAATGAAGAGGAGAGCagccaagaaatggaaaactcTCTTCAAGGATCTTATCGCCCTGGGAAACTCAAGCTCAGCTTTGAAGACATAGAAaggcaaagaagagaagaggagaagaggaaagctgAGGAAGAAGCCAAGAGGcgaatagaagaagaaaaaagagcttTTGCAGAAGCTAGAAAGAGCATG GTCCTAGACAGCTATTCTCCAGAGATCTACAAAACAGTCTCACAAGAATCCCTTACACCTGGGAAACTAGAAATTAATTTTGAGGAGTTATTGaaacaaaaaatggaagaagaaaagagaaggactGAGGAGGAACGGAGGCATAAACTAGAGATGGAGAAACAGGAATTTGAACAACTGAGACAAGAAATGGGGCAG gaggaagaggaaacgGAAACCTTTGAGCTTAGCAGGGAGTATgaagaattaattaaattaaaaagaagtgGTTCTATTCAAGCTAAGAACTTAAAAAGCAAGTTTGAAAAAATTGGACAACTCTCtgaaaaggaaatacagaaaaagatcGAGGAAGAGCGAGCCAGAAGACGAGCAATTGACCTTGAGATTAAAGAGCGCGAAGCAGAGCATTTTCATGAG GAAGACGATGTTGATGTGAAACCTGCCCAAAAATGTGAGGCCCCCTTCACTCACAAAGTTAATAtgaaggctagatttgaacagaTGGCGAAGgccagagaggaggaggagcagagaAGAATCGAGCAGCAGAAGTTGTTGCGCATGCAGTTTGAGCAGGAGGAGATTGACGCAGCACTCCAGAAG AAaaaagaggatgaggaggaagatgaaggagGCACCATTAATGGCTCCACTCTTGATGATGGAGAAGAGCCAACTCGATCTGGAGCACCATGGTTCAAGAAGCCTCTAAAAAACACCACAGTTGTAGATGGTGAGCCTGTTCGATTCACTGTCAAAGTGACCGGAGATCCCAAGCCTGAAGTCACGTGGTGGTTTGAAGGAGAGAGGCTGCAAGACGGGGAGGACTACCAATATATTGAGAGAGGAGAGACGTATTGCCTCTACCTCCCAGAAACCTTCCCGGAGGACCAAGGGGAATATATGTGCCATGCAGCCAATGGCAGGGGTACTGCAGCTAGCACCTGCATCCTCACCATTGAAA cTGACGactattag
- the NEXN gene encoding nexilin isoform X5, whose product MNDISQKAEMKEMLASDEEETSKVEKAYVPKLTGTVKGKFAEMEKQRQEEQRKRTEEERKRRIEQDLLEKRKIQRELAKRAEQIEDINNTGTESASEEGDDSLLVTVVPVKSHKTRGKMQKSFEDLEREREEQERSRHEEEKRIRYEEQRRSLKEAKCLSLVMDEETEGQGTKESLSPGKLKLTFEEMEKERQEKRKRQAAEEARQRLEEERRSFEEARQQMVNEEESSQEMENSLQGSYRPGKLKLSFEDIERQRREEEKRKAEEEAKRRIEEEKRAFAEARKSMVLDSYSPEIYKTVSQESLTPGKLEINFEELLKQKMEEEKRRTEEERRHKLEMEKQEFEQLRQEMGQEEEETETFELSREYEELIKLKRSGSIQAKNLKSKFEKIGQLSEKEIQKKIEEERARRRAIDLEIKEREAEHFHEEDDVDVKPAQKCEAPFTHKVNMKARFEQMAKAREEEEQRRIEQQKLLRMQFEQEEIDAALQKKKEDEEEDEGGTINGSTLDDGEEPTRSGAPWFKKPLKNTTVVDGEPVRFTVKVTGDPKPEVTWWFEGERLQDGEDYQYIERGETYCLYLPETFPEDQGEYMCHAANGRGTAASTCILTIESKS is encoded by the exons ATGAATGACATTTCCCAAAAGGCTGAG ATGAAAGAGATGCTTGCTTCTGATGAGGAGGAGACATCGAAGGTGGAAAAGGCTTATGTCCCAAAGCTGACAG GAACTGTTAAGGGCAAATTTgcagaaatggaaaaacaaagacaagaggagcaaaggaaaagaactgaggaggaaagaaagcgCAGAATTGAACAGGACTtattagaaaagaggaaaatccaACGAGAATTAGCAAAGCGTGCTGAGCAG ATTGAGGACATAAACAATACGGGAACTGAATCAGCATCAGAG GAAGGAGACGATTCTCTGCTTGTGACGGTGGTGCCTGTTAAATCCCACAAAACACGTGGAAAAATGCAAAAGAGTTTTGAGGACCTGGAAAGAGAACGTGAGGAACAGGAAAGGAGCAGAcatgaagaggagaagagaatccGATATGAGGAACAAAGACGATCCCTCAAGGAAGCGAAATGCCTTTCACTTGTTATG gatgaggaaacagagggtcAAGGGACAAAGGAGTCTCTTTCTCCTGGGAAGCTGAAACTCACttttgaagaaatggagaaagagaggcaagaaaagaggaagaggcaaGCTGCGGAGGAGGCTCGGCAGCGGCTGGAGGAGGAGAGACGGTCTTTCGAAGAAGCCAGGCAGCAAATG GTTAATGAAGAGGAGAGCagccaagaaatggaaaactcTCTTCAAGGATCTTATCGCCCTGGGAAACTCAAGCTCAGCTTTGAAGACATAGAAaggcaaagaagagaagaggagaagaggaaagctgAGGAAGAAGCCAAGAGGcgaatagaagaagaaaaaagagcttTTGCAGAAGCTAGAAAGAGCATG GTCCTAGACAGCTATTCTCCAGAGATCTACAAAACAGTCTCACAAGAATCCCTTACACCTGGGAAACTAGAAATTAATTTTGAGGAGTTATTGaaacaaaaaatggaagaagaaaagagaaggactGAGGAGGAACGGAGGCATAAACTAGAGATGGAGAAACAGGAATTTGAACAACTGAGACAAGAAATGGGGCAG gaggaagaggaaacgGAAACCTTTGAGCTTAGCAGGGAGTATgaagaattaattaaattaaaaagaagtgGTTCTATTCAAGCTAAGAACTTAAAAAGCAAGTTTGAAAAAATTGGACAACTCTCtgaaaaggaaatacagaaaaagatcGAGGAAGAGCGAGCCAGAAGACGAGCAATTGACCTTGAGATTAAAGAGCGCGAAGCAGAGCATTTTCATGAG GAAGACGATGTTGATGTGAAACCTGCCCAAAAATGTGAGGCCCCCTTCACTCACAAAGTTAATAtgaaggctagatttgaacagaTGGCGAAGgccagagaggaggaggagcagagaAGAATCGAGCAGCAGAAGTTGTTGCGCATGCAGTTTGAGCAGGAGGAGATTGACGCAGCACTCCAGAAG AAaaaagaggatgaggaggaagatgaaggagGCACCATTAATGGCTCCACTCTTGATGATGGAGAAGAGCCAACTCGATCTGGAGCACCATGGTTCAAGAAGCCTCTAAAAAACACCACAGTTGTAGATGGTGAGCCTGTTCGATTCACTGTCAAAGTGACCGGAGATCCCAAGCCTGAAGTCACGTGGTGGTTTGAAGGAGAGAGGCTGCAAGACGGGGAGGACTACCAATATATTGAGAGAGGAGAGACGTATTGCCTCTACCTCCCAGAAACCTTCCCGGAGGACCAAGGGGAATATATGTGCCATGCAGCCAATGGCAGGGGTACTGCAGCTAGCACCTGCATCCTCACCATTGAAAGTAAGAGCTAA
- the NEXN gene encoding nexilin isoform X3, with translation MNDISQKAEILLSSSKPVPKTYVPKLGKGDVKDKFEAMQKAREERTERRSRDEKQRRKEQFLREREWNRRKQEMKEMLASDEEETSKVEKAYVPKLTGTVKGKFAEMEKQRQEEQRKRTEEERKRRIEQDLLEKRKIQRELAKRAEQEGDDSLLVTVVPVKSHKTRGKMQKSFEDLEREREEQERSRHEEEKRIRYEEQRRSLKEAKCLSLVMDEETEGQGTKESLSPGKLKLTFEEMEKERQEKRKRQAAEEARQRLEEERRSFEEARQQMVNEEESSQEMENSLQGSYRPGKLKLSFEDIERQRREEEKRKAEEEAKRRIEEEKRAFAEARKSMVLDSYSPEIYKTVSQESLTPGKLEINFEELLKQKMEEEKRRTEEERRHKLEMEKQEFEQLRQEMGQEEEETETFELSREYEELIKLKRSGSIQAKNLKSKFEKIGQLSEKEIQKKIEEERARRRAIDLEIKEREAEHFHEEDDVDVKPAQKCEAPFTHKVNMKARFEQMAKAREEEEQRRIEQQKLLRMQFEQEEIDAALQKKKEDEEEDEGGTINGSTLDDGEEPTRSGAPWFKKPLKNTTVVDGEPVRFTVKVTGDPKPEVTWWFEGERLQDGEDYQYIERGETYCLYLPETFPEDQGEYMCHAANGRGTAASTCILTIETDDY, from the exons ATGAATGACATTTCCCAAAAGGCTGAG attctgctttcctcatctaAACCCGTCCCCAAAACCTATGTGCCCAAACTCGGCAAGGGCGATGTCAAGGATAAATTTGAAGCCATGCAGAAAGCAAGGGAAGAAAGAACTGAGAGGAGATCTAGAGAcgagaagcaaagaagaaaagaacagtttcttagagagagagagtggaACAGGAGAAAGCAGGAG ATGAAAGAGATGCTTGCTTCTGATGAGGAGGAGACATCGAAGGTGGAAAAGGCTTATGTCCCAAAGCTGACAG GAACTGTTAAGGGCAAATTTgcagaaatggaaaaacaaagacaagaggagcaaaggaaaagaactgaggaggaaagaaagcgCAGAATTGAACAGGACTtattagaaaagaggaaaatccaACGAGAATTAGCAAAGCGTGCTGAGCAG GAAGGAGACGATTCTCTGCTTGTGACGGTGGTGCCTGTTAAATCCCACAAAACACGTGGAAAAATGCAAAAGAGTTTTGAGGACCTGGAAAGAGAACGTGAGGAACAGGAAAGGAGCAGAcatgaagaggagaagagaatccGATATGAGGAACAAAGACGATCCCTCAAGGAAGCGAAATGCCTTTCACTTGTTATG gatgaggaaacagagggtcAAGGGACAAAGGAGTCTCTTTCTCCTGGGAAGCTGAAACTCACttttgaagaaatggagaaagagaggcaagaaaagaggaagaggcaaGCTGCGGAGGAGGCTCGGCAGCGGCTGGAGGAGGAGAGACGGTCTTTCGAAGAAGCCAGGCAGCAAATG GTTAATGAAGAGGAGAGCagccaagaaatggaaaactcTCTTCAAGGATCTTATCGCCCTGGGAAACTCAAGCTCAGCTTTGAAGACATAGAAaggcaaagaagagaagaggagaagaggaaagctgAGGAAGAAGCCAAGAGGcgaatagaagaagaaaaaagagcttTTGCAGAAGCTAGAAAGAGCATG GTCCTAGACAGCTATTCTCCAGAGATCTACAAAACAGTCTCACAAGAATCCCTTACACCTGGGAAACTAGAAATTAATTTTGAGGAGTTATTGaaacaaaaaatggaagaagaaaagagaaggactGAGGAGGAACGGAGGCATAAACTAGAGATGGAGAAACAGGAATTTGAACAACTGAGACAAGAAATGGGGCAG gaggaagaggaaacgGAAACCTTTGAGCTTAGCAGGGAGTATgaagaattaattaaattaaaaagaagtgGTTCTATTCAAGCTAAGAACTTAAAAAGCAAGTTTGAAAAAATTGGACAACTCTCtgaaaaggaaatacagaaaaagatcGAGGAAGAGCGAGCCAGAAGACGAGCAATTGACCTTGAGATTAAAGAGCGCGAAGCAGAGCATTTTCATGAG GAAGACGATGTTGATGTGAAACCTGCCCAAAAATGTGAGGCCCCCTTCACTCACAAAGTTAATAtgaaggctagatttgaacagaTGGCGAAGgccagagaggaggaggagcagagaAGAATCGAGCAGCAGAAGTTGTTGCGCATGCAGTTTGAGCAGGAGGAGATTGACGCAGCACTCCAGAAG AAaaaagaggatgaggaggaagatgaaggagGCACCATTAATGGCTCCACTCTTGATGATGGAGAAGAGCCAACTCGATCTGGAGCACCATGGTTCAAGAAGCCTCTAAAAAACACCACAGTTGTAGATGGTGAGCCTGTTCGATTCACTGTCAAAGTGACCGGAGATCCCAAGCCTGAAGTCACGTGGTGGTTTGAAGGAGAGAGGCTGCAAGACGGGGAGGACTACCAATATATTGAGAGAGGAGAGACGTATTGCCTCTACCTCCCAGAAACCTTCCCGGAGGACCAAGGGGAATATATGTGCCATGCAGCCAATGGCAGGGGTACTGCAGCTAGCACCTGCATCCTCACCATTGAAA cTGACGactattag